In Methanosarcina siciliae T4/M, one genomic interval encodes:
- a CDS encoding DUF6141 family protein yields MEHPETCLIFREVQDLHNNIFLISVLYPALLLWYVEVYSLVFGKPAGVQNIPDIYLFALWFVFGVFFPLLFYYTKHITEVRKDGIYIRLIPLNPSFKKIPIYVVEDCRIQAYDPFTGKDYKDNPLSKRASFVVTLKLITGKRVMISSKNPKELHQAIMSAVASF; encoded by the coding sequence ATGGAGCATCCGGAAACATGTTTAATTTTTCGAGAAGTACAGGATCTGCATAATAACATTTTTCTGATTTCTGTTCTCTATCCTGCCCTTCTACTCTGGTATGTCGAGGTCTACAGCCTGGTCTTCGGAAAACCTGCCGGGGTCCAGAATATTCCGGACATCTACTTATTTGCGCTCTGGTTTGTCTTTGGGGTATTTTTCCCTCTTCTGTTCTACTATACAAAACATATCACAGAGGTCCGAAAAGATGGAATCTACATCCGTTTAATACCTCTGAACCCTTCATTTAAAAAAATTCCAATTTATGTGGTTGAAGATTGCAGGATTCAGGCATATGACCCTTTTACAGGGAAGGATTACAAAGATAACCCCCTTTCCAAAAGAGCAAGTTTCGTTGTAACCCTGAAACTCATCACCGGGAAAAGAGTGATGATCAGCTCTAAGAATCCAAAAGAACTCCATCAGGCTATTATGTCTGCCGTGGCCAGCTTTTGA
- a CDS encoding class I SAM-dependent methyltransferase — protein MYRTIRIPPEKGEEIREKAISGKFLDTKRKIRRIVIEGGTFLEIPVTGTAGETVEGFPVIDQKSPEFLKPSVSLKECLKTSLSESEIAHIPSGWQMLGDIAIVSIPDALDEKKLLIAEALLSMCPKCRSVVRDFGIEGQFRQPKRELLIGSGTETVHKEHGCFFKQDVTKVMYSKGNLEERKRMSKLGQGETVVDMFAGIGYFSIPMAVHAHPEKIISIEINPESFAYLKENIRLNHVEDIITPILGDCSQAAPEGEADRVIMGYVGTTHHYLEPAIKTLKKRGGILHYHETVPENLAWTRPEERIKKTAGCLGKKVEVLAIRRIKKYSPGVLHVVVDARIF, from the coding sequence ATGTACAGAACAATCCGGATCCCCCCGGAAAAAGGAGAAGAAATCAGGGAAAAAGCAATTTCCGGGAAATTTCTGGATACTAAAAGAAAAATCCGAAGAATCGTGATTGAGGGAGGTACCTTTCTGGAAATTCCTGTAACTGGGACTGCAGGTGAAACGGTTGAAGGATTCCCTGTTATTGATCAGAAAAGTCCCGAATTTCTAAAGCCTTCAGTGTCCCTCAAAGAATGTCTGAAAACCTCCCTCTCCGAATCCGAAATTGCTCATATCCCCTCTGGCTGGCAGATGCTTGGAGATATAGCAATAGTTAGTATCCCAGACGCGCTCGATGAAAAAAAGCTCCTGATAGCCGAGGCTCTCCTCTCCATGTGCCCGAAGTGCCGGAGCGTGGTCAGAGACTTCGGGATCGAAGGGCAGTTCCGCCAGCCAAAAAGAGAGCTCCTTATCGGCAGCGGGACGGAAACAGTCCACAAGGAACACGGCTGCTTTTTTAAACAGGACGTAACGAAAGTGATGTATTCCAAAGGGAACCTTGAAGAAAGAAAAAGGATGAGCAAACTTGGACAGGGAGAAACTGTTGTGGATATGTTTGCAGGGATTGGGTACTTTTCAATTCCCATGGCTGTCCATGCGCATCCGGAAAAAATCATCTCGATAGAAATAAACCCCGAATCCTTTGCCTACCTGAAGGAAAATATCAGGCTAAACCACGTGGAGGACATTATCACCCCGATTCTTGGAGACTGCTCACAGGCTGCTCCCGAGGGGGAAGCTGACAGAGTTATTATGGGGTATGTGGGAACAACCCACCACTATCTGGAGCCGGCTATAAAAACCCTGAAAAAAAGAGGAGGAATCCTGCATTACCATGAAACGGTGCCTGAAAATCTCGCCTGGACCAGACCTGAAGAGAGGATAAAAAAAACTGCAGGATGCCTGGGGAAAAAAGTTGAGGTCCTGGCAATCCGAAGAATAAAGAAGTATTCTCCGGGTGTCCTGCATGTGGTTGTGGACGCGCGGATTTTTTAA
- a CDS encoding C45 family autoproteolytic acyltransferase/hydolase yields the protein MKKDEILSKACFEEIKGAKVLRLKGKAYEMGYQHGYLLADKIDLMVNRTLLATAAYVAAQTGSDIDTAEELLWMGQKAAEPFLPQEFKEEMIGIADGVKDAGINISLEQIMLWNTNYDQWCIYCHPDYWKGDNQGDKKDKNQGDNQDDNQGENKSENPVVSKAGNNGASRQNISKPAGGGCSSFSAWGEWAGGDGKLIFGKNEDNFNMPEQLENRMLVVANPDDGIGHAFLTYPGMIGLDGGINADGLAMMTQLNSMQHESMKGCGIAIFTRLLLTHARTVEDAIGIFQEYPRCTGIAYHVVDARAKKAVVVETSSRKVCCRYPMQGIEALWQTNHSNCYPGWMGYSGYNMVADQVPVNQLKDISTIENWQDSLKEPYNFYVQAPSRFERYQQLIHKYFGNITVENAIKILSDCYDPYTRQTRDVFFPSWTNNILCTICALYPDFAYKAEEPVGQFKAHIANMWSMVAYPETGDFWLAINDFPAQYGGYEQFNLKELLERRYV from the coding sequence ATGAAAAAAGATGAAATTCTTAGTAAGGCTTGTTTTGAGGAAATAAAAGGGGCAAAAGTCCTTCGCCTTAAAGGAAAAGCTTACGAAATGGGTTATCAGCATGGGTATTTGCTGGCAGATAAAATAGACCTGATGGTTAACAGGACCCTTTTAGCCACCGCTGCTTATGTTGCTGCACAGACAGGCTCGGATATTGATACGGCAGAGGAACTCTTATGGATGGGGCAAAAGGCAGCTGAACCTTTTTTACCGCAGGAATTCAAAGAAGAAATGATCGGAATTGCCGATGGGGTCAAAGATGCCGGAATAAACATAAGCCTTGAACAGATCATGCTCTGGAACACAAATTATGATCAGTGGTGTATTTACTGCCATCCTGATTACTGGAAAGGTGATAATCAGGGAGATAAGAAGGATAAAAATCAGGGCGATAATCAGGACGATAATCAGGGCGAGAATAAGAGTGAGAATCCTGTTGTCAGTAAAGCCGGGAATAATGGAGCTTCCCGGCAGAATATAAGTAAACCTGCCGGTGGGGGCTGCAGCAGTTTTTCTGCCTGGGGAGAGTGGGCTGGAGGCGATGGAAAATTGATATTCGGGAAAAATGAAGACAATTTCAATATGCCGGAACAGTTGGAAAACCGAATGCTGGTTGTGGCAAATCCCGATGATGGGATTGGGCATGCTTTTTTGACTTATCCGGGAATGATAGGGCTGGACGGGGGTATAAATGCGGATGGGCTTGCGATGATGACCCAGTTAAATTCCATGCAGCATGAAAGTATGAAAGGCTGCGGGATCGCCATATTTACTCGTTTGCTCCTGACTCATGCGCGGACAGTCGAGGATGCGATCGGGATTTTCCAGGAGTACCCTCGCTGTACCGGGATTGCCTACCATGTAGTTGATGCCAGGGCTAAAAAGGCAGTCGTGGTCGAAACTTCTTCCAGGAAAGTCTGCTGCCGCTACCCTATGCAGGGTATTGAAGCCCTGTGGCAGACTAACCATTCCAACTGTTATCCGGGCTGGATGGGTTATTCCGGGTACAACATGGTAGCTGATCAGGTCCCGGTAAACCAGCTAAAAGACATCTCAACGATCGAAAACTGGCAGGACAGCCTGAAAGAACCTTATAATTTTTATGTCCAGGCCCCCAGCCGTTTTGAACGCTACCAGCAGTTGATTCACAAGTATTTTGGCAATATTACGGTTGAAAACGCAATAAAAATCTTGAGTGACTGTTATGACCCTTATACCCGCCAGACCCGCGACGTTTTTTTCCCTTCCTGGACAAATAATATTCTCTGTACTATTTGTGCATTGTATCCTGACTTTGCCTATAAAGCAGAAGAACCGGTGGGGCAGTTTAAAGCACATATAGCAAATATGTGGAGTATGGTGGCCTATCCGGAAACCGGAGATTTCTGGCTTGCAATCAATGATTTTCCGGCACAGTACGGAGGATATGAACAGTTCAATTTGAAGGAATTATTAGAACGCAGGTATGTCTAA
- a CDS encoding M4 family metallopeptidase, which yields MRGLNKKQEKAVGKLKEIDPESEIFWDSRMKIPKFVKGTLSKPSAGNPETIARKFLEEYRELPDMQPGLDESLELFTTETDFSGFHHVIFLQHIKGIPVFEGSVQVHINPAGEVIAYKDFRLTEVPVALEPKIKREEAIEIVHRDIGSEQAAMVPRSKLMLFRDSEIRLSTSDFHLNKLHLKEFRFKKLHLVWQVESIFAEGFAGKFHFIDAHTGEQLYTFSQIRSALFRKTYTAKNESILPGELLHEDQLATDEVARAAHKNMGIVYDYYKNTFGRDSYDNKGSPLVSSVHFLVNYNNSFWSDYHKQLVFGDGDGFRWRPMALALDIVAHELTHAVAAQTARFVYSEEAGALDESFADVFATFISNEGKIENWEIGEGVYTPFHPGDALRDLSDPPRFGQPDHIDNYVRLAPGEIPDLHKNRAGYIHLNSGILNKAAYLTIKGGTHYGIKVKGISRAKAEKIYYLALTEYLSSATLSRWTFREARYSLLNACRQLYGEKGPEYAAINNSWAAVGLGTPKDLGDLFLVEKEAFPGVPIPDLSPDGILSSIYVPTDGLVKDIRVSVNIEHPYLRDLRLMLFTPAGSRIVLHDRQARRDRSLVRTYNLGSVPALETCVGERAWGRWNLKVEDLAREHKGSFRSWGLKFLIRKVGKEELKREIFPFLKVPDNDPKGIESSIEVERRGKIVSFGVSLEITHPSIRDLEAVLVIPSGEELVLHNRTGYGKRDLKKTFSTESDEFLLPAVNKEMKGIWTLKVTDREAGNEGNLDSWGMCITYESDPEFL from the coding sequence ATGAGAGGACTGAATAAAAAACAGGAAAAAGCTGTCGGGAAACTAAAGGAAATAGACCCGGAATCCGAAATTTTCTGGGATTCCCGGATGAAGATTCCCAAATTCGTCAAAGGCACCCTTTCAAAGCCTTCAGCCGGAAATCCTGAAACAATAGCAAGAAAGTTTCTGGAAGAGTACAGGGAGCTTCCGGACATGCAGCCCGGGCTTGATGAGAGCCTGGAACTTTTCACCACCGAGACTGATTTTTCCGGGTTTCACCATGTTATTTTTCTTCAGCATATAAAAGGCATCCCGGTTTTTGAGGGTTCGGTCCAGGTACACATAAACCCTGCCGGCGAGGTTATCGCATACAAGGACTTTCGCCTGACAGAGGTGCCTGTAGCCCTTGAGCCGAAAATCAAAAGAGAAGAAGCCATTGAAATTGTCCACCGAGATATCGGTTCGGAACAGGCTGCAATGGTTCCCCGTTCAAAGCTTATGCTTTTTAGGGATAGTGAAATACGGCTTTCCACCAGCGATTTCCACCTGAATAAGCTTCACCTGAAAGAGTTTAGGTTTAAAAAGCTTCATCTGGTCTGGCAGGTTGAGTCCATCTTTGCCGAAGGATTTGCAGGGAAGTTCCATTTCATAGACGCCCATACCGGAGAGCAGCTTTATACATTTTCCCAGATCCGATCTGCCCTTTTTCGAAAGACCTACACCGCGAAAAATGAGTCCATCCTGCCCGGAGAACTGCTGCATGAAGATCAGTTAGCTACGGATGAGGTAGCCCGGGCAGCTCATAAAAATATGGGCATAGTGTACGATTACTACAAAAACACTTTTGGTAGAGACAGTTATGATAATAAAGGTTCTCCTCTCGTTTCTTCGGTTCACTTTTTAGTGAACTACAACAATTCCTTCTGGAGCGACTACCACAAACAGCTTGTTTTCGGGGACGGGGATGGTTTTCGCTGGAGACCAATGGCGCTTGCACTCGATATTGTGGCTCATGAGCTGACGCATGCCGTTGCCGCCCAGACAGCCCGGTTTGTGTACAGTGAAGAAGCAGGAGCTCTTGATGAGTCTTTTGCAGATGTTTTTGCAACTTTTATCTCAAATGAAGGAAAGATAGAAAACTGGGAAATAGGGGAAGGAGTCTACACCCCTTTTCACCCGGGAGATGCCCTGCGGGACCTTTCCGATCCTCCAAGGTTCGGTCAGCCCGATCACATTGACAATTACGTGCGGCTTGCTCCCGGCGAAATTCCTGATCTGCATAAGAACCGGGCAGGGTATATTCACCTGAACAGTGGAATCCTCAATAAAGCTGCTTACCTGACCATTAAGGGCGGGACCCACTACGGGATAAAGGTCAAAGGGATTTCAAGGGCTAAAGCAGAAAAGATCTATTACCTCGCTCTTACAGAATACCTCTCTAGTGCAACCCTCAGCAGGTGGACGTTCCGGGAAGCCAGGTATTCCCTCCTGAACGCCTGTCGCCAGCTATACGGGGAAAAAGGGCCTGAGTACGCGGCTATAAACAATTCCTGGGCTGCTGTAGGCCTTGGAACGCCGAAAGATCTTGGCGACCTGTTTCTGGTTGAAAAAGAGGCTTTTCCCGGAGTCCCTATTCCGGATCTGAGCCCTGACGGAATCCTGAGTTCCATTTATGTCCCGACAGATGGGCTTGTAAAAGACATCAGGGTCAGTGTAAATATTGAACACCCTTATCTCAGGGACCTGAGGCTCATGCTGTTTACGCCTGCAGGGAGCAGGATAGTCCTGCACGACAGGCAAGCCAGAAGGGACCGGAGCCTTGTAAGGACGTACAATTTGGGGTCGGTTCCTGCCCTTGAAACCTGTGTAGGAGAACGGGCCTGGGGAAGGTGGAATCTGAAAGTTGAGGATCTTGCAAGGGAACATAAGGGTTCTTTCCGCAGCTGGGGACTTAAATTTCTGATACGGAAGGTCGGAAAGGAAGAGCTTAAAAGGGAGATTTTTCCCTTCCTCAAGGTGCCTGATAATGATCCCAAAGGCATCGAAAGCAGTATTGAGGTTGAAAGAAGGGGGAAAATAGTAAGCTTTGGCGTGTCCCTGGAAATTACCCATCCTTCGATAAGGGATCTGGAAGCCGTACTTGTTATACCGTCAGGGGAGGAACTGGTGCTGCATAACAGAACAGGATACGGGAAAAGAGACCTCAAAAAAACCTTCAGTACCGAATCTGATGAGTTCCTGCTGCCTGCTGTAAACAAAGAGATGAAAGGGATCTGGACCCTGAAGGTTACAGACCGGGAAGCAGGAAATGAAGGCAACCTTGACAGCTGGGGGATGTGCATTACATACGAGAGTGACCCGGAGTTTCTTTAA
- a CDS encoding cache domain-containing protein — MDLIKVICGMLAVAFLLGIFTCGSHNDRAAVAEEFKNETLGEPTPGVTGESLASEENTTVEQANQGPAPPDSLILAKGESKMATERRNIEYKVRATARLVEAQGEKLFPSFREPKSPWYNGDFYVFVWAMNGTQVVYPPDREREGENMSGLLDAEGKPIGKLFIEAVRSESGEGWVDYSWKESESSEPAHRFTFVKKATFEGRAYLVGSSFYSDDYILCKNLTECPYLEEPGNIRVAEMLNPEDTDKNLDLNYSIAHSVIEPGENIAPHMMKNPEVHYILEGEGILYIDGIPVELQPDQLIYIPAGAIQTTYNTGNITLKFLAIDQPGWSEKNTEVFE; from the coding sequence ATGGATTTAATAAAAGTTATATGCGGAATGCTTGCGGTTGCTTTTTTGCTGGGTATTTTTACCTGTGGTAGCCACAATGACCGGGCAGCAGTTGCAGAAGAATTCAAAAATGAAACTTTAGGTGAGCCCACCCCAGGGGTGACCGGGGAATCTCTGGCTTCAGAAGAAAACACAACCGTAGAACAGGCTAACCAGGGACCTGCCCCGCCAGACTCTCTTATTCTTGCAAAAGGGGAGAGTAAGATGGCGACCGAGAGGAGAAACATCGAATATAAAGTCAGGGCTACAGCCAGACTTGTTGAGGCACAGGGGGAAAAGCTCTTCCCCTCGTTCAGGGAACCAAAATCCCCCTGGTACAACGGTGACTTCTATGTTTTTGTCTGGGCGATGAACGGGACTCAGGTAGTCTACCCTCCGGACAGGGAACGTGAAGGAGAAAACATGAGCGGGCTTCTGGACGCAGAAGGAAAGCCCATAGGGAAGCTCTTCATAGAGGCAGTCCGGAGTGAAAGTGGCGAAGGCTGGGTAGATTACAGCTGGAAGGAGTCAGAAAGTTCCGAGCCTGCCCACAGGTTTACCTTCGTGAAAAAGGCTACCTTTGAAGGGAGGGCTTATTTAGTCGGTTCAAGTTTCTATTCGGATGACTATATCCTCTGCAAGAACCTGACAGAATGCCCCTATCTCGAAGAGCCGGGAAACATCCGTGTTGCCGAAATGCTGAACCCAGAAGATACTGATAAAAACCTTGACCTGAACTACAGCATAGCTCATTCGGTTATCGAGCCCGGAGAAAATATCGCCCCCCACATGATGAAAAATCCGGAAGTCCATTATATCCTCGAAGGAGAAGGCATCCTCTATATCGATGGAATCCCTGTAGAACTGCAGCCGGACCAGCTCATATACATCCCTGCAGGGGCGATCCAGACGACATACAATACCGGAAACATCACCCTCAAATTCCTGGCCATAGACCAGCCCGGCTGGTCGGAGAAAAACACAGAAGTCTTTGAATAA
- a CDS encoding exodeoxyribonuclease III, translating to MPVNYNLISWNVNGLRAAMKKGFLDLLLEQKFDVVCVQETKASPEKLPREVKNIPGYYNYFVSAERSGYSGVGTFSKQKPLKVETGMGIEEFDREGRFLRVDYENFTLMNIYFPNGKASQERLEYKMAFYDAFLDYANVLRAEGKKLVICGDVNTAHREIDLARPKENETTSGFLPEERAWMDKFLNAGYLDTFRLFNSEGGNYSWWSLRTRARERNVGWRLDYFFVSENLRENVKTAPIYPEVTGSDHCPVGLELEF from the coding sequence ATGCCGGTAAATTATAACCTTATTTCCTGGAACGTAAACGGTCTCCGGGCTGCAATGAAAAAGGGCTTTCTGGATTTGCTGCTGGAGCAGAAATTCGATGTCGTCTGCGTCCAGGAAACCAAAGCCTCCCCGGAAAAGCTCCCGAGGGAAGTCAAGAACATTCCCGGCTACTACAATTATTTTGTATCTGCGGAAAGAAGCGGGTACAGCGGGGTCGGGACGTTTTCAAAGCAAAAACCCTTAAAAGTCGAAACAGGGATGGGAATTGAGGAGTTTGACAGGGAAGGCCGTTTTCTCCGGGTCGATTACGAGAATTTCACTCTGATGAACATCTATTTTCCAAATGGAAAAGCCTCTCAGGAACGCCTGGAATACAAAATGGCTTTTTATGATGCTTTTTTGGATTATGCAAATGTCCTTAGAGCCGAGGGTAAAAAGCTTGTCATCTGCGGGGATGTTAATACCGCCCACAGAGAAATCGACCTCGCAAGACCCAAAGAAAACGAAACCACCTCGGGTTTCCTTCCCGAAGAAAGAGCCTGGATGGATAAGTTCCTTAATGCCGGATATCTTGATACATTCCGCCTGTTCAACAGTGAAGGCGGAAACTATTCCTGGTGGTCCTTGAGAACCCGGGCCCGCGAAAGAAACGTTGGATGGCGCCTGGATTACTTCTTCGTCAGTGAAAACCTTCGGGAAAATGTAAAAACTGCCCCGATTTACCCTGAAGTCACAGGTTCGGATCACTGTCCTGTAGGGTTGGAACTTGAATTTTGA
- a CDS encoding MEDS domain-containing protein, whose protein sequence is MEGKLRNSGIGIIGNVPWGTHFCQFYQTKEDLMEILVPYFKAGLENNENCIWITSQLLEVEEAKEALRRAVPDFEIYLKKGQIEIFPYIRGYINEGVFDSERAVNGLKEKLNQALERGYEGLRVTGDACWLEKEGWTDFVNYENKVDSVIEKHQMISLCSYHLKMCNATEILDIAFNHRFSLIKREGLWDRIENSGRRRAEKAVFQAAKDWEQTFDAVPDLVAIIDNECRIVRANRAMAARLGVTQEECSGLTCHRVMHGTDEPPSFCPHKQLLKDGLERITEVHEELLGGDFVLSVSPLYGPDGKIMGCVHVARDITERKRAEKALKKAHECLEEKVKARTAELEEAYKALKENEGRLSEAQKMAHIGNWDWDLVTNRSYWSDEMYRIFGLEPQEFGLTYDKIFNYIHPDDRDYLENSIKRALNEGSCDSDYRIISDDGGERVVHAQGEVVFDEENKPILMKGTVQDITERKKAEEALEKMERIRIKEIHHRIKNNLQVISSLLDLQAEKFRDKEVLEAFRESQNRVISMSLIHEELYKGKGNDALDFSAYLRKLSEKLFQTYSLNGKNISLYMNLEENTSFNMDIAVPLGIIVNEIVSNAFKHAFPEKKGEIRIQLQKEKICNEVNRSLFSLKISDNGIGIPEGMELASFESLGMKLVNTLIDQLCGKIEIIRAHGTEFRITFNVTERSQIPVGVE, encoded by the coding sequence ATGGAAGGAAAACTGAGAAATTCTGGTATTGGGATAATTGGAAATGTGCCCTGGGGGACGCACTTTTGCCAATTTTACCAGACAAAGGAAGACTTGATGGAGATACTTGTTCCTTATTTCAAAGCAGGGCTTGAGAATAATGAAAATTGCATCTGGATCACGTCACAACTTCTGGAAGTGGAAGAGGCAAAAGAAGCCCTTAGAAGAGCTGTTCCTGATTTTGAGATTTATCTGAAGAAAGGACAGATAGAAATTTTTCCTTACATCCGCGGATACATAAATGAAGGTGTTTTCGATTCGGAAAGAGCTGTAAACGGATTGAAAGAAAAACTAAATCAGGCTCTGGAAAGAGGTTATGAAGGGCTCAGGGTAACGGGGGACGCCTGCTGGCTGGAAAAAGAAGGCTGGACCGATTTTGTTAATTATGAGAATAAGGTAGATTCTGTTATTGAAAAACACCAGATGATATCTTTGTGTTCATATCATCTTAAGATGTGCAACGCAACCGAAATTCTTGACATCGCCTTTAACCACCGGTTCTCTTTGATCAAAAGAGAAGGACTATGGGACCGGATAGAAAATTCCGGGAGAAGAAGGGCAGAAAAAGCAGTTTTTCAGGCTGCAAAAGACTGGGAACAAACATTTGATGCCGTGCCAGATCTCGTAGCCATAATTGACAATGAATGCAGAATTGTTCGTGCGAACAGAGCCATGGCAGCAAGACTGGGAGTGACACAGGAAGAATGTTCAGGATTGACATGTCATCGTGTTATGCATGGGACAGATGAACCTCCCTCTTTTTGTCCGCATAAGCAATTACTTAAAGATGGACTTGAGCGCATAACAGAAGTTCACGAAGAACTTCTGGGCGGCGATTTCGTATTAAGTGTTTCGCCATTATATGGTCCGGATGGAAAAATTATGGGGTGTGTTCATGTTGCCCGTGACATCACAGAGCGGAAAAGAGCGGAGAAAGCTCTAAAAAAAGCACATGAATGTTTGGAAGAAAAAGTTAAAGCACGTACCGCTGAGCTTGAAGAGGCTTATAAGGCCTTAAAGGAAAACGAAGGAAGGCTCTCCGAAGCTCAAAAAATGGCTCATATAGGGAATTGGGATTGGGATCTTGTAACCAATAGATCGTACTGGTCTGATGAAATGTATCGTATTTTCGGGCTTGAACCACAAGAATTCGGTTTAACTTATGATAAAATTTTTAATTATATTCATCCCGATGATCGAGATTACCTTGAAAATTCCATTAAGAGAGCTTTAAATGAAGGGTCCTGTGACAGTGATTATCGGATCATCTCAGATGATGGTGGCGAGCGAGTAGTTCATGCACAGGGTGAAGTAGTATTTGATGAGGAAAATAAACCTATTCTGATGAAAGGAACAGTTCAGGATATTACTGAGCGTAAGAAGGCTGAAGAAGCCCTGGAAAAAATGGAGAGAATCCGAATAAAAGAAATTCACCACAGAATAAAAAATAACCTTCAGGTAATCTCTTCCCTGCTGGACCTTCAGGCCGAAAAGTTCAGGGATAAAGAGGTACTTGAAGCTTTCAGGGAAAGCCAGAACCGTGTAATCTCAATGTCCCTGATTCACGAAGAACTCTATAAAGGGAAAGGAAACGATGCACTGGACTTTTCGGCATACCTTCGAAAGCTCTCTGAAAAACTTTTCCAGACGTATAGCCTGAATGGTAAAAATATTAGCCTGTACATGAATCTGGAAGAAAATACATCATTTAACATGGATATAGCAGTCCCGCTGGGTATAATCGTTAATGAGATTGTTTCCAATGCTTTCAAACACGCATTTCCCGAAAAAAAAGGGGAAATTCGAATCCAGCTTCAAAAAGAAAAAATATGTAATGAAGTAAACAGATCCCTTTTCAGCCTGAAAATTTCAGATAACGGAATAGGAATTCCTGAAGGCATGGAACTGGCAAGTTTCGAATCCCTCGGAATGAAATTAGTAAATACTCTTATTGACCAGCTGTGTGGAAAAATAGAGATTATACGAGCACATGGAACGGAATTCAGAATTACCTTCAATGTAACGGAACGATCACAAATCCCGGTGGGTGTCGAGTAG
- a CDS encoding C39 family peptidase → MIKNKITISILLLAMLTGMALIPAVSAQTEDNYSVTAEEAFKHANANMISFIAADAPGFENWTGASVDPKPVELYDINGQKLFYQFSVYKEKKLIGVIDICADETLGPSLYDIVFDPEPYKAAEAMKKSIEIAKSEYSDGKIKSTNLVVYSYPRIGAMTVVKDKTTGIEHRIFVDAYSLNEVEDKPATETEPGIWSLYDRILTYGKENNLKEWQKSDELAKSIEQAAANKGININAAVTEENIKKLSDGGVVRSSFTGNILDIDGIGQEDPNWCGPACIQMACEYYNKPIPTPTQYSIYYYFPWGDEGEPASGLSADDIVEWAEDKWEKTGTITIRLFNSDAISEIENERPFFSMIPGHFRLCKGYIVQDGYTYLRLNDPEPTGSLCGTPGLLERTYGSSESVRIYIR, encoded by the coding sequence ATGATTAAGAACAAAATTACGATAAGCATACTTCTTTTGGCAATGTTGACTGGTATGGCGTTGATACCAGCCGTAAGTGCACAGACAGAGGATAATTATTCTGTAACTGCTGAGGAAGCTTTTAAGCATGCCAATGCTAACATGATAAGTTTCATAGCAGCCGATGCACCGGGCTTTGAAAACTGGACAGGTGCATCTGTTGATCCCAAACCGGTTGAGCTTTATGACATAAATGGTCAGAAATTATTTTATCAATTCTCAGTATACAAAGAAAAAAAATTGATAGGTGTAATTGACATATGTGCCGATGAAACATTGGGCCCTTCACTCTATGACATTGTATTTGATCCTGAACCTTATAAAGCGGCTGAAGCCATGAAAAAATCAATAGAAATAGCCAAAAGTGAATATTCAGATGGGAAAATCAAATCAACAAATTTGGTTGTATACAGCTATCCAAGGATAGGAGCGATGACTGTGGTGAAAGACAAGACCACTGGAATTGAACATCGGATATTTGTAGATGCGTACTCCCTTAATGAGGTTGAAGATAAACCCGCAACTGAAACCGAACCCGGAATATGGTCACTATATGACAGGATTTTGACTTATGGAAAGGAAAACAATTTAAAAGAATGGCAAAAAAGTGATGAACTTGCCAAATCTATAGAACAAGCAGCAGCTAATAAAGGAATTAATATTAATGCTGCAGTTACTGAAGAAAATATTAAAAAACTCAGTGACGGTGGAGTAGTGAGAAGTTCATTTACAGGTAATATACTTGATATTGACGGTATTGGACAAGAAGACCCAAATTGGTGTGGTCCAGCATGCATCCAAATGGCTTGTGAATATTATAATAAACCGATTCCTACCCCTACACAATACTCCATTTATTACTATTTCCCTTGGGGCGATGAGGGAGAACCTGCGTCTGGGCTTTCAGCTGATGACATAGTAGAATGGGCTGAAGATAAATGGGAAAAAACGGGAACCATAACTATTAGGCTTTTTAATAGTGACGCTATATCAGAAATTGAAAATGAAAGACCATTCTTCAGTATGATTCCAGGTCATTTTCGACTTTGTAAAGGATACATAGTTCAAGATGGGTATACATATTTGCGCCTTAATGATCCAGAGCCTACTGGTTCGCTGTGTGGTACTCCAGGATTACTTGAACGTACATATGGTAGCTCAGAATCTGTGCGTATATATATAAGGTAA